A window of the Verrucomicrobiota bacterium genome harbors these coding sequences:
- a CDS encoding contractile injection system tape measure protein, producing MNALDVDFAGVVLLHPFLPVYFERLGLWQSGGFADSAAHERAVHLAAHLATGRDRHDEPELALAKVLCGWPLARPVATPRGTEKPSEERLKALAEFLRGGGGGSK from the coding sequence ATGAATGCTCTGGACGTGGACTTCGCTGGCGTGGTGCTGCTGCACCCGTTCCTGCCGGTCTATTTCGAGCGGCTGGGGCTTTGGCAATCCGGCGGTTTCGCCGACTCCGCCGCGCACGAGCGCGCGGTGCATCTGGCCGCGCATCTGGCCACCGGCCGCGACCGGCACGACGAACCCGAACTGGCCCTGGCCAAGGTGCTGTGCGGCTGGCCGCTGGCCCGGCCGGTGGCGACGCCGAGGGGAACGGAGAAGCCATCTGAGGAGCGGCTCAAGGCATTGGCGGAGTTCCTGCGGGGCGGCGGCGGAGGAAGCAAATGA
- a CDS encoding alpha/beta hydrolase, producing MTKENQLLFWIFALTFSFNVRTTYANVTLPFGERPKGQEIRDWVNQLPREGRKEAIAAFHERYGKPYLERTRNQPDYVAPGLSDADTREFVFKKTPQRDLKVFVDYPADWKAGDKRPAIILWHGGGFTQGNAGQFYFQANYFAERGAVCFRPEYRIRDVDGTLPVYAVEDGISAVRWIKEHAKEFGIDANRVAVGGGSAGGCMAAAVGTVDTKKFAELGFVGKDDNRNMDTRVSAMLLYNPFLDFFEATHPRQVEEECLYLGKDPEEYREAMHAISAIENVSADSPPNIILFGTRDAFYVSDLRWVVKCREVGTVCRDYVYHGEVHSWYNNSPHLEYTTHNVNEFLIDIGFLDRDPVVALPKKPISAGRSEIQDSKYDGKKDWEEVPKYQRYREEHGIKLIPFKHYETTESQPSRSFPEALKRYDRNGDEALQADEIPGRVREEILRDIDKDKNHIVEGSEIDAVMDRYFPGG from the coding sequence ATGACCAAGGAAAATCAACTGTTGTTTTGGATTTTTGCACTGACGTTTTCGTTCAATGTTCGGACGACTTACGCGAACGTGACATTGCCGTTTGGTGAACGGCCCAAGGGTCAAGAGATCCGGGATTGGGTCAACCAACTTCCCCGGGAAGGACGCAAGGAAGCGATAGCCGCGTTCCACGAGCGCTATGGCAAACCTTACTTGGAGCGAACCCGGAATCAGCCCGACTACGTGGCCCCTGGATTAAGCGATGCCGATACCAGGGAATTTGTTTTTAAAAAGACTCCACAACGGGACTTGAAAGTCTTCGTTGACTACCCGGCCGACTGGAAGGCGGGCGACAAACGACCGGCCATCATCCTTTGGCACGGAGGCGGTTTTACCCAAGGCAACGCCGGGCAATTCTACTTTCAGGCCAATTACTTCGCCGAACGGGGTGCCGTCTGCTTTCGGCCCGAATACCGTATCCGCGATGTCGATGGCACGCTACCGGTCTATGCCGTCGAAGATGGAATCAGCGCCGTTCGGTGGATCAAGGAACATGCCAAAGAGTTTGGAATAGACGCCAATCGTGTTGCGGTCGGAGGCGGATCAGCCGGTGGATGTATGGCTGCGGCGGTGGGCACTGTGGATACCAAAAAATTCGCTGAGCTTGGTTTTGTCGGAAAGGATGATAACCGGAACATGGATACCCGTGTATCGGCCATGCTGCTATACAATCCCTTCCTCGATTTCTTCGAAGCAACCCACCCCCGGCAGGTCGAAGAAGAATGCCTGTACCTTGGTAAAGACCCGGAGGAGTACCGCGAGGCCATGCATGCCATTTCGGCGATTGAAAACGTAAGCGCAGACTCACCTCCCAATATCATACTTTTTGGAACGCGGGACGCCTTTTATGTCTCGGACCTGCGTTGGGTCGTCAAATGCCGCGAAGTGGGTACGGTCTGCCGGGATTATGTTTATCACGGAGAAGTCCATAGCTGGTACAACAACTCGCCCCATTTGGAATATACAACCCACAATGTGAACGAATTCCTGATTGATATCGGATTCCTCGACCGTGATCCTGTGGTCGCACTGCCGAAAAAGCCAATCAGTGCCGGACGGTCCGAGATCCAGGATAGCAAGTATGACGGAAAAAAGGACTGGGAGGAGGTTCCCAAATACCAACGTTACCGCGAGGAGCATGGGATTAAACTGATACCTTTCAAACACTATGAAACTACCGAATCACAACCATCTCGATCTTTTCCCGAGGCGTTGAAGCGTTACGATAGAAATGGTGATGAGGCACTTCAAGCCGACGAAATCCCCGGCCGGGTCCGCGAGGAGATTCTTCGCGACATCGATAAGGACAAAAACCA
- a CDS encoding molybdopterin-dependent oxidoreductase has product METHNIPLKVPCGWWRAPGSCSLAWVYQSFIHELAEAAGRDHVDFLLEQFGQPRWLEPGQARAFNTERAINVTKLAAEKGDWGKPLKKGRGRGISFYFSHLGYFTEVAEVTVDSSNKVKVDRVVVACDVGMLLNKSGGENQVEGSVIDAISTLAGQEITFEEGAVRESNFDDFPLLRMPSQPRIEIHWLSTDYSPTGLGEPAFPPLTAAVTNAIHQATGKRIRTMPISKEGFQIV; this is encoded by the coding sequence ATGGAAACCCACAACATTCCGCTCAAGGTCCCCTGTGGCTGGTGGCGGGCTCCGGGATCCTGCTCCCTGGCCTGGGTATACCAGAGTTTTATCCATGAACTGGCAGAAGCCGCCGGAAGGGACCATGTCGATTTCCTCCTGGAACAATTTGGCCAGCCACGTTGGCTGGAACCCGGTCAGGCCCGCGCCTTTAACACGGAACGGGCCATCAACGTCACTAAACTGGCCGCTGAAAAAGGCGACTGGGGCAAACCCCTGAAAAAGGGCCGGGGACGGGGCATTTCCTTCTACTTCAGTCATCTGGGTTACTTTACCGAAGTGGCTGAAGTCACCGTCGACAGCTCCAACAAAGTCAAGGTCGACCGAGTCGTCGTAGCCTGTGATGTCGGCATGCTGCTCAACAAAAGCGGCGGGGAAAACCAGGTGGAAGGATCGGTTATCGATGCCATCAGTACCCTGGCCGGACAGGAAATCACTTTCGAAGAAGGCGCCGTCCGGGAATCCAACTTCGACGACTTCCCGCTCCTGCGCATGCCCTCCCAGCCCAGGATCGAGATTCATTGGCTTAGCACCGATTATTCCCCGACCGGACTGGGCGAACCCGCCTTCCCTCCCCTGACGGCGGCCGTCACCAACGCCATCCACCAGGCCACCGGTAAACGCATCCGCACCATGCCCATCTCGAAGGAAGGTTTCCAGATCGTGTAA
- a CDS encoding XylR family transcriptional regulator, producing MSRNKKAFNGHLLTAPMEKPIHIALLIESTGSYGRGLLRGIGQFIRAHRRWSTHLPIRNISDEIPQWLNRTSMDGVILRTDNRKVIQRIRQMKLPVVALYWSSDLADMPLVTSDETSLAQMAFGHFKARGFKHFAYCGLPGAQFSDQRREAFVSLLARKGIACHTYQPKAGKMEPTLAAAQSSAMMDENDIGHWLKSLPKPVALLACNDIRGRQVLNACRQFELAVPDEIAVIGVDNDQEQCELADPSLTSIIHNTEKMGYEAAAMLHGLIKGEPIKEMILAFPPTGICSRQSTEGLAIQDAQVAKALHFMRNQIDTGINVQDVLDHVHLSRSTLERRFVDLLGRTPKEEIQRLRLNHVKQLLKDTDFTLETIAELTGFSHPEYLPRIFKKNFGMTPTQYRHTG from the coding sequence TTGTCCCGAAATAAGAAAGCTTTCAATGGTCATTTGTTAACCGCTCCCATGGAGAAGCCCATTCACATCGCGCTGTTGATCGAGTCCACAGGTTCCTATGGCCGGGGATTGTTGCGGGGAATCGGCCAATTTATACGAGCCCATCGGCGCTGGTCGACGCATTTGCCCATTCGAAATATCAGTGATGAAATTCCTCAGTGGCTGAACCGGACTTCCATGGATGGCGTTATTCTGAGAACGGACAATCGGAAAGTGATTCAGCGTATACGCCAGATGAAGCTCCCGGTTGTGGCCTTGTACTGGTCGAGCGATCTCGCCGACATGCCTCTGGTTACCAGCGATGAAACCAGTTTGGCCCAAATGGCTTTCGGTCATTTCAAAGCCCGTGGTTTCAAGCATTTTGCTTACTGCGGATTACCGGGTGCCCAGTTTTCAGATCAACGGCGGGAAGCCTTTGTTTCCCTGCTCGCCCGGAAGGGGATTGCCTGCCACACCTACCAGCCAAAAGCCGGGAAAATGGAACCTACGCTGGCCGCAGCCCAATCCTCGGCGATGATGGATGAAAACGATATCGGGCATTGGCTGAAAAGCCTTCCCAAGCCTGTCGCCCTGCTGGCATGCAACGATATACGGGGCAGGCAGGTCTTGAATGCCTGCCGTCAATTTGAATTGGCCGTTCCCGATGAAATCGCAGTCATCGGAGTGGACAACGACCAGGAACAGTGTGAGTTGGCGGATCCATCCCTGACCAGCATCATTCATAATACGGAGAAGATGGGTTACGAAGCGGCGGCGATGCTCCACGGTCTCATAAAAGGTGAACCCATAAAGGAAATGATCCTGGCTTTCCCCCCGACCGGGATCTGTTCCCGCCAGTCCACCGAGGGCTTGGCGATCCAGGATGCCCAAGTGGCGAAGGCGCTTCACTTTATGCGCAACCAGATCGACACCGGCATTAACGTCCAGGACGTGCTGGACCATGTGCATCTATCGCGCAGCACTCTGGAACGCCGCTTTGTGGACCTGCTTGGCCGCACGCCCAAGGAGGAGATCCAGAGGCTTCGATTGAATCATGTAAAGCAGCTTTTAAAAGACACCGACTTTACTCTTGAAACCATTGCGGAGCTGACCGGATTCAGTCACCCGGAGTACCTGCCCCGCATATTTAAAAAGAATTTTGGAATGACTCCCACCCAGTACCGGCATACGGGCTGA